A window of Halomonas sp. H10-9-1 contains these coding sequences:
- a CDS encoding ATP-binding cassette domain-containing protein codes for MSETPQPLIRVRDLENRFGRHVVHQGLDLDLYPGEILGVVGGSGTGKSVLLRSIVGLLRPSAGSIEVFGQDLQRLAAAERSHLEQRFGVLFQRGALFTSLTLAENVALPLIEHAGLPRPEAEALARLKLALAGLPGQAATQYPAELSGGMIKRAALARALALDPEVLFLDEPTAGLDPIGAAAFDQLLLTLRDALGLSVFLVTHDLDTLYTACDRVAVLARGHVLVADRLESVAATDDDWIRDYFHGPRGRAAEGAARTAKES; via the coding sequence GTGAGCGAGACGCCGCAACCACTGATTCGCGTGCGCGACCTGGAGAACCGCTTCGGCCGCCATGTCGTGCACCAGGGGCTGGACCTGGACCTCTACCCGGGCGAGATCCTCGGTGTGGTGGGCGGCTCCGGCACCGGCAAGTCGGTGCTCTTGCGCAGCATCGTCGGCCTGCTGCGCCCCAGCGCCGGCAGCATCGAGGTGTTCGGCCAGGACCTGCAGCGCCTGGCCGCCGCAGAGCGCTCGCACCTCGAGCAGCGCTTCGGCGTGCTCTTCCAGCGCGGGGCACTGTTCACCTCGCTGACCCTGGCCGAGAACGTCGCCCTGCCGCTGATCGAGCATGCCGGCCTGCCCCGGCCCGAGGCCGAGGCGCTGGCACGGCTCAAGCTGGCCCTGGCCGGACTGCCGGGCCAGGCCGCCACCCAGTACCCGGCCGAGCTCTCCGGCGGCATGATCAAGCGCGCCGCACTGGCCCGCGCCCTGGCGCTGGACCCCGAGGTCCTGTTCCTGGATGAGCCCACCGCGGGCCTGGACCCGATCGGGGCGGCCGCCTTCGACCAGCTGCTGCTGACCCTGCGTGACGCCCTGGGGCTGAGCGTCTTCCTGGTCACCCATGATCTGGATACCCTCTATACGGCCTGCGACCGGGTAGCGGTGCTGGCCCGCGGGCACGTGCTGGTGGCCGACCGCCTCGAGAGCGTGGCGGCCACCGATGACGACTGGATTCGCGACTACTTTCACGGCCCACGTGGCCGCGCGGCCGAAGGCGCCGCTCGCACCGCCAAGGAGAGTTGA
- a CDS encoding ABC transporter permease translates to MASQPGELLLEAGTPHPRGDWTLAHHANLRHRIDEARRAGAGAPESLDEIAAIDTAGAALLAELTGAEYLAGIDERAPGLPAERRALLRAVGEALTRCEAPAAPRPHPLRGPLADIGRRMEGIGRQQTQLLGFIGQVLATLATSLWRPRRWRLTSVVSQVHQTGLDALPIVALLTFLVGAVVAFLGATVLRDFGATLYTVHLVAYAFLREFGVILAAILLAGRTASAFTAQLGAMKANEELDALRTLGLDPVELLVLPRVVALCISLPILTFVGMLSGILGGAMVCLVALDISAAQFLAILERDIAVQHFLVGIGKAPLFAFVVAVIGCLEGFKVSGSAQSVGEHTTSSVVQSIFMVILLDAVAALFCMEMGW, encoded by the coding sequence GTGGCATCGCAACCCGGAGAGCTGCTCCTCGAGGCGGGCACCCCGCACCCGCGTGGCGACTGGACCCTCGCGCACCACGCCAACCTGCGCCACCGTATCGATGAGGCGCGCCGTGCGGGGGCCGGTGCTCCCGAGTCACTTGACGAGATCGCCGCCATCGATACCGCCGGTGCCGCCCTGCTTGCCGAGCTCACCGGTGCCGAGTATCTGGCAGGAATCGATGAGCGGGCCCCGGGACTTCCCGCCGAACGCCGAGCCCTGCTGCGAGCGGTGGGCGAGGCACTCACCCGCTGCGAGGCGCCGGCCGCGCCACGCCCCCATCCCCTGCGTGGCCCGCTGGCCGATATCGGCCGGCGCATGGAAGGCATCGGCCGTCAGCAGACGCAGCTGCTCGGCTTTATCGGCCAGGTACTCGCCACCCTGGCCACCAGCCTCTGGCGGCCCAGGCGCTGGCGCCTCACCTCGGTGGTCTCCCAGGTTCACCAGACCGGCCTGGATGCCCTGCCCATCGTCGCCCTGCTCACCTTCCTGGTGGGGGCGGTGGTGGCGTTTCTCGGCGCCACGGTGCTGCGCGACTTCGGCGCCACCCTCTACACGGTCCACCTGGTGGCCTACGCCTTCCTGCGCGAGTTCGGTGTGATCCTGGCCGCCATCCTGCTGGCCGGGCGTACCGCCAGCGCTTTCACCGCCCAGCTCGGCGCCATGAAGGCCAACGAGGAGCTCGACGCCCTGCGCACCCTGGGCCTCGACCCGGTGGAACTGCTGGTGCTGCCGCGGGTGGTGGCACTCTGCATCAGCCTGCCGATCCTCACCTTCGTGGGGATGCTCAGTGGCATCCTCGGCGGCGCCATGGTCTGCCTGGTGGCCCTGGACATCTCGGCGGCCCAGTTCCTGGCCATCCTCGAACGCGACATCGCCGTGCAGCACTTCCTGGTGGGCATCGGCAAGGCGCCGCTGTTCGCCTTCGTGGTCGCGGTGATCGGCTGCCTGGAGGGCTTCAAGGTCAGCGGCAGCGCCCAGTCGGTGGGCGAACACACCACCTCGAGCGTGGTGCAGTCGATCTTCATGGTGATCCTGCTCGATGCGGTGGCCGCGCTGTTCTGCATGGAGATGGGCTGGTGA
- a CDS encoding alpha/beta fold hydrolase: MQQLEWINVDALDVAVRVWHPDAPRTLVAWHGLARHGGDFAALARRLGPEWRVLAPDTPGRGLSTWSPRPERDYTYARYAEVAVALLDHFALERVAWLGTSMGGLLGLRLAAEPATATRIARLVLNDIGPELEPAGLSELGEYFSRPHEFTSFRDLEAELRHHYAGFGIADDDGWRRLALESARRLPDGRWSFHYDPAITAQFAHDTPRDLWADWHALRCPAMVIRGADSPLLAAATVARMAETQPGLITLEAAGCGHAPFLDRDSQVEPLRRFLAAEEP, from the coding sequence ATGCAGCAGCTTGAGTGGATCAATGTAGACGCTCTCGACGTGGCGGTAAGGGTCTGGCACCCCGACGCGCCCCGTACCCTGGTGGCCTGGCACGGCCTCGCCCGTCACGGCGGCGACTTCGCCGCCCTCGCCCGCCGCCTGGGGCCCGAGTGGCGCGTGCTGGCGCCGGATACCCCGGGGCGCGGCCTCTCTACCTGGTCGCCCCGGCCCGAACGCGACTACACCTACGCCCGCTATGCCGAGGTCGCCGTGGCGCTGCTCGACCACTTCGCCCTCGAACGCGTGGCCTGGCTGGGCACCTCCATGGGCGGCCTGCTGGGCCTGCGCCTGGCCGCCGAGCCCGCCACCGCCACACGCATCGCACGCCTGGTGCTCAACGACATCGGCCCCGAGCTCGAACCGGCAGGGCTGAGCGAACTGGGCGAGTACTTCTCACGTCCCCACGAGTTCACGAGCTTCCGCGACCTCGAGGCGGAGCTGCGCCATCACTACGCGGGTTTCGGCATCGCCGATGACGACGGCTGGCGCCGCCTGGCCCTGGAGAGCGCCCGGCGCCTGCCGGACGGACGCTGGAGCTTCCATTACGACCCGGCCATCACCGCACAGTTTGCCCACGATACCCCGCGGGACCTGTGGGCCGACTGGCATGCCCTGCGCTGCCCGGCGATGGTGATCCGCGGCGCCGACTCGCCCCTGCTTGCCGCCGCCACGGTGGCGCGCATGGCCGAGACGCAGCCCGGGCTCATCACTCTTGAGGCGGCCGGCTGCGGCCATGCCCCCTTCCTCGATCGCGACAGCCAGGTCGAGCCGCTGCGTCGCTTCCTCGCCGCCGAGGAGCCCTGA
- a CDS encoding TolC family outer membrane protein translates to MTSPCPSRCARPARVLRRALLPMMVASALAAPAQAADLLTIARDALQNNAELASARSQTSGVEAGRDVERADLLPQVEARGSATHSRDYENQSSSRSGSDFSGLTAEQQQIAAALASGTSSQDDNVNSVGLELRATQALFNAIDSRQVERSEREIDQQLYRLAATEQGVLINVSTAYFEILRAHEVLEARRAQERAINRQLEQAREQFEVGLIAITEVEEAKAAFDQARAIRIAAESDLQVRFEALERLTGQRYESIDALGEALAIAPPTPTDRGAWVELAMQNNPQVLASQAGIEVSRSAVEIARAGRLPRVNAFANYSYADSDADGVSGYDSNSQIGLEATLPLYTGGRTSASVRQNTYLLESSQYDFEDQRRSTIQDVRSSYTRVTNDVSTVEARAQAVVSNQSALDATRAGYEVGTRNIVDVLNAEQNLYNAIAELAGARYDYVINLLTLRQQAGTLDEEALAEVNAWLDGGSVDFQLPDERGSDPVMDIGERPTP, encoded by the coding sequence ATGACGTCACCCTGCCCGTCGCGTTGTGCCCGCCCTGCGCGAGTCCTGCGCCGTGCCCTGCTGCCGATGATGGTGGCTTCCGCCCTGGCGGCGCCCGCCCAGGCGGCGGACCTGCTGACCATCGCCCGGGACGCCCTGCAGAACAACGCCGAGCTGGCCTCGGCGCGCTCCCAGACCAGCGGCGTCGAGGCGGGGCGTGACGTGGAGCGGGCGGACCTGTTGCCCCAGGTCGAAGCTAGAGGCAGCGCCACACATAGTCGTGACTATGAAAATCAATCAAGTTCCAGGTCGGGCTCGGACTTTAGTGGGCTTACCGCTGAGCAGCAGCAGATTGCCGCAGCGCTTGCGAGTGGTACGTCCTCGCAAGATGACAACGTCAACAGTGTTGGGCTGGAGTTACGTGCTACCCAGGCGCTGTTCAACGCCATCGATAGCCGCCAGGTGGAGCGCAGCGAGCGCGAGATCGACCAGCAGCTCTATCGCCTGGCCGCCACCGAGCAGGGCGTGCTGATCAACGTCTCTACCGCCTACTTCGAGATCCTGCGCGCCCATGAGGTGCTGGAGGCGCGCCGCGCCCAGGAGCGCGCCATCAACCGCCAGCTCGAGCAGGCCCGTGAGCAGTTCGAGGTGGGCCTGATCGCCATCACCGAGGTGGAGGAGGCCAAGGCGGCCTTCGACCAGGCCAGGGCGATCCGTATCGCCGCCGAGAGCGACCTGCAGGTGCGCTTCGAGGCCCTCGAGCGGCTCACCGGCCAGCGCTACGAGAGCATCGACGCCCTGGGCGAGGCGCTCGCCATCGCGCCCCCGACGCCGACCGACCGCGGTGCCTGGGTCGAGCTGGCCATGCAGAACAATCCCCAGGTGCTGGCCAGCCAGGCCGGCATCGAGGTATCGCGCAGCGCGGTGGAGATCGCCCGCGCCGGGCGCCTGCCCCGGGTCAACGCCTTCGCCAACTACAGCTACGCGGACAGTGATGCAGATGGTGTAAGTGGTTATGACTCAAATAGTCAAATTGGTCTGGAGGCAACTTTGCCGCTCTACACCGGGGGCCGCACCAGCGCCTCGGTACGCCAGAACACCTATCTGCTGGAGTCCTCCCAGTATGACTTCGAGGACCAGCGTCGCAGCACCATCCAGGACGTACGCTCCAGCTATACCCGGGTGACCAACGACGTCTCCACGGTGGAGGCGCGCGCCCAGGCGGTGGTCTCCAACCAGAGCGCCCTGGATGCCACCCGCGCCGGCTACGAGGTGGGTACCCGCAATATCGTCGATGTGCTCAACGCCGAACAGAACCTCTACAACGCCATCGCCGAGCTGGCCGGTGCTCGTTACGACTACGTGATCAACCTGCTGACCCTGCGCCAGCAAGCCGGCACCCTCGACGAGGAGGCCCTGGCCGAGGTCAACGCCTGGCTCGATGGCGGCAGCGTCGATTTCCAGCTGCCGGACGAGAGGGGCAGCGACCCGGTGATGGATATCGGCGAGCGCCCCACCCCCTAG
- a CDS encoding efflux RND transporter periplasmic adaptor subunit, protein MKTAFRFGRAGLLVLVAGLFLAACGQDEAPAQAQQGGQEKPPHSVEVAELIRRDIDLERSYPSLLRSDDEVTLVARVTGTLEQRHFEPGEMVGKGQVLYSIEPDVYQAAVNQREADLQSARAELERAQRDASRFERLLSQNSVSRQQYDQARSELGVARAAVAQAEAALASARIDLDYAEVTAPVSGMISLSRVNVGNLVSNGTQLATITPLDPLEVRFQLPQRDAFELRRQLDDLGAIEEIRAVLQVPGLDGGDGEPLVGRLDFLGSRVEEATSTVQASATFANPEGRVLPGQFVRVSLEGLKRFDVLAVPEIAIGQGLMGPQVFVLDEDNVARARPVDLAETAGPWQILSGGVEPGERVVVGDLAGIEPGVTIDPQPFDGEAGEIVEEVEEQERQAEQQEMEAADESGALAEDAEDDAS, encoded by the coding sequence ATGAAAACCGCATTCCGATTCGGCCGGGCGGGCCTTCTCGTCCTGGTCGCCGGCCTGTTCCTGGCCGCCTGTGGTCAGGACGAGGCACCTGCGCAGGCCCAGCAGGGCGGGCAGGAGAAGCCACCTCACTCGGTGGAAGTTGCCGAACTGATCCGCCGGGACATCGATCTGGAACGCTCCTACCCTTCATTGCTGCGCAGCGACGACGAGGTCACCCTGGTGGCGCGCGTCACCGGCACCCTGGAGCAGCGTCACTTCGAGCCAGGCGAGATGGTGGGAAAGGGTCAGGTGCTCTACTCCATTGAGCCGGATGTCTACCAGGCGGCGGTCAACCAGCGTGAGGCCGACCTGCAGAGCGCGCGTGCCGAGCTGGAGCGCGCCCAACGCGATGCCAGCCGCTTCGAGCGCCTGCTCAGCCAGAATTCGGTGAGCCGCCAGCAGTATGACCAGGCACGTTCCGAGCTCGGTGTGGCGCGAGCGGCGGTGGCTCAGGCCGAGGCGGCGCTGGCCAGTGCCCGGATCGATCTCGACTACGCCGAGGTCACCGCGCCGGTGTCGGGAATGATCAGCCTCTCCCGGGTCAACGTGGGCAACCTGGTGAGCAACGGCACCCAGCTTGCTACCATCACCCCGCTGGACCCGTTGGAAGTTCGTTTCCAGCTGCCCCAGCGCGATGCCTTCGAGCTGCGTCGCCAGTTGGATGACCTGGGTGCCATCGAGGAGATCCGCGCCGTGCTGCAGGTTCCCGGCCTGGACGGCGGCGATGGCGAGCCCCTCGTGGGTCGCCTGGACTTCCTCGGCTCCCGCGTGGAGGAGGCCACCAGCACGGTGCAGGCCAGTGCCACCTTCGCCAACCCCGAAGGGCGCGTGCTTCCCGGCCAGTTCGTGCGCGTGAGCCTCGAGGGGCTCAAACGCTTCGACGTGCTGGCGGTGCCCGAGATCGCCATCGGCCAGGGGCTGATGGGACCCCAGGTGTTCGTGCTCGACGAGGACAACGTGGCGCGTGCGCGGCCGGTCGACCTGGCCGAGACCGCCGGTCCCTGGCAGATCCTGAGCGGCGGCGTCGAGCCCGGAGAGCGGGTGGTGGTCGGCGACCTGGCCGGCATCGAGCCGGGTGTCACCATCGACCCGCAGCCCTTTGATGGCGAGGCCGGCGAGATCGTTGAGGAGGTCGAGGAACAGGAACGGCAGGCCGAGCAGCAGGAGATGGAAGCGGCGGACGAGTCCGGGGCTCTCGCTGAGGACGCCGAGGACGACGCCTCATGA
- a CDS encoding efflux RND transporter permease subunit, producing MNFSNFFIKRPIFATVLAIILTVIGVVSMRVLPIEQYPSVVPPTVSVNAQFPGADAETVAQTVAAPLAEAINGVEDMLYMTSTSADNGIMSLQVAFDIGTDGDINTINVNNRVQGALSQLPEQVQAQGVTVELRSSSILMLVALISPEGDYDNVYMQNYATLNILDELRQVPGVGEAEVLGGGEFAMRIWMDPDKLAQYDLTPTEVAAAIRAQNTEVPAGSLAGTPQSDPRAFTYTITAGGRLNNVDDFRNIFLRTNPDGSSLRLDDVARIELGASFYGVGAELNGATMTPIIINQQPGANALATAQAVHDTMAELEGRFPPGLEQVVPYDTTLFIDASVNTVTKVFIEAFLIVGVILFIFLQNWRFTVIAMSVVPVSVLATFAGFYMFGFSINLLTLFALVLSIGIVVDDAILVVENVERVLSEDEEISVTQATIRAMKEVGGPVIATSLIMAAVFVPVAFLGGFTGQIYQQFALTVAISVAFSALMALTFTPALSAIFIKHKPQMGESKLMRAINTPLRLFDSLFAGITAGYMWVVRALVRFWGLALLLTGLMIGGSWWLYQATPSTLVPETDQGVVLASIQLPDSASLDRTESYMAELSSRIEEIEGVEYSSAVAGYDILSSAVNTARGVMFINMVPWEERELTADELVGRIMQLGAEIPGGSAMAFNVPPIMGLSTTGGFTGYLQSFEGASSEELFQASVKVMQAAAEHPALQRVFTTFNVNVPGYRAEIDQQKALSYGVPLEELNATLSNTFGNGFVNYFSYQNRNFQVYLQNEDEFRKTPDDMSKVYVRGGNGERIPLSEFVTLERQAKPAVVSRFGVYLGAQFQGGPAEGYSSGQAIAAMEKIVEEELGGNWGMGWTGTAYQESKVGSTASLAIIFGLLMVFLILAAQYESWSLPLAVLTATPFAFLGSIGGIALRGLDTSVYVEIGMLVVVGLAAKNAILIVEFAELQRKELGKTIREAAISAAELRFRPIVMTSVAFIFGTLPLALATGASDVSSHHIGTTVVVGMASVAILGSFFIPSFYAMIAAISDWLGRKLQGKETQRQAPASEQG from the coding sequence ATGAATTTCTCCAACTTCTTCATCAAGCGGCCGATCTTCGCCACGGTGCTGGCGATCATCCTGACGGTAATCGGGGTGGTCAGCATGCGGGTGCTGCCCATCGAGCAATACCCCAGCGTGGTGCCTCCCACCGTTTCCGTGAATGCTCAGTTCCCCGGGGCCGACGCCGAGACGGTGGCCCAGACGGTGGCGGCCCCCCTTGCGGAGGCGATCAACGGCGTCGAGGACATGCTCTACATGACCTCGACCAGCGCCGATAACGGCATCATGAGCCTTCAGGTCGCCTTCGACATCGGGACCGATGGCGACATCAACACTATCAACGTCAACAATCGGGTGCAGGGGGCGCTGTCGCAGCTCCCCGAGCAGGTGCAGGCCCAGGGCGTGACCGTGGAGTTGCGTTCCAGCTCGATCCTGATGCTGGTGGCGCTGATCTCGCCGGAAGGCGACTACGACAACGTCTACATGCAGAACTACGCCACCCTCAATATCCTCGACGAGCTGCGCCAGGTGCCCGGCGTCGGCGAGGCCGAGGTGCTGGGCGGCGGCGAGTTCGCCATGCGTATCTGGATGGACCCGGACAAGCTGGCCCAGTACGACCTGACGCCCACCGAGGTGGCCGCGGCCATTCGTGCCCAGAACACCGAGGTGCCGGCGGGCAGCCTGGCCGGCACGCCCCAGAGTGACCCGCGCGCCTTCACCTATACCATCACCGCCGGCGGGCGCCTCAACAACGTCGACGACTTCCGCAACATCTTCCTGCGCACCAACCCCGACGGCTCGTCGCTGCGTCTGGATGACGTGGCGCGTATCGAGCTGGGGGCGTCATTCTACGGGGTCGGTGCCGAGCTCAACGGCGCCACCATGACGCCGATCATCATCAACCAGCAGCCCGGGGCCAACGCCCTGGCGACGGCCCAGGCGGTCCACGACACCATGGCCGAGCTGGAGGGGCGCTTCCCGCCGGGGCTGGAGCAGGTGGTGCCTTATGACACCACCCTGTTCATCGACGCCTCCGTCAACACCGTGACCAAGGTGTTCATCGAGGCCTTCCTGATCGTCGGTGTGATTCTGTTTATCTTCCTGCAGAACTGGCGCTTCACGGTGATCGCCATGTCGGTGGTGCCGGTCTCGGTGCTGGCCACCTTCGCCGGCTTCTACATGTTCGGCTTCTCCATCAACCTGCTGACGCTGTTCGCCCTGGTGCTCTCCATCGGCATCGTGGTGGACGACGCGATATTGGTAGTAGAGAACGTCGAGCGGGTGCTCAGCGAGGACGAGGAGATCTCCGTTACCCAGGCCACCATCCGTGCCATGAAGGAGGTGGGGGGGCCGGTCATCGCCACCTCGCTGATCATGGCGGCGGTATTCGTGCCGGTGGCCTTTCTGGGCGGCTTCACGGGGCAGATCTACCAGCAGTTCGCGCTGACAGTGGCGATCTCGGTGGCCTTCTCGGCGCTGATGGCCTTGACCTTCACCCCGGCGCTGTCGGCGATCTTCATCAAGCACAAGCCGCAGATGGGCGAGTCGAAACTGATGCGCGCGATCAACACGCCGCTGCGCCTCTTCGACAGCCTGTTCGCCGGCATCACCGCCGGCTACATGTGGGTGGTCAGGGCGCTGGTGCGCTTCTGGGGGCTGGCGCTGCTGCTCACCGGCCTGATGATCGGCGGCTCCTGGTGGCTCTATCAGGCGACGCCCTCGACCCTGGTGCCCGAGACCGATCAGGGGGTGGTGCTGGCCAGCATACAGTTGCCCGATTCCGCCTCCCTGGATCGCACCGAGTCCTATATGGCCGAGCTGAGCTCCCGGATCGAGGAGATCGAGGGGGTCGAGTACAGCTCCGCGGTGGCGGGCTACGACATCCTCTCCAGCGCGGTGAATACCGCCCGGGGCGTGATGTTCATCAATATGGTGCCCTGGGAGGAGCGCGAGCTGACCGCCGATGAACTGGTAGGCCGCATCATGCAGCTGGGCGCCGAGATTCCTGGCGGCTCGGCCATGGCCTTCAACGTGCCGCCGATCATGGGGCTCTCCACCACCGGTGGCTTCACCGGCTATCTGCAGTCCTTCGAGGGGGCCAGCTCCGAAGAGCTCTTCCAGGCCTCGGTGAAGGTGATGCAGGCGGCGGCCGAGCACCCCGCCCTGCAGCGGGTGTTCACCACCTTCAACGTCAACGTGCCGGGCTACCGTGCCGAGATCGACCAGCAGAAGGCGCTCAGCTACGGGGTGCCGCTGGAGGAGCTCAACGCCACCCTGTCGAATACCTTCGGCAACGGTTTCGTCAACTACTTCAGCTACCAGAACCGCAACTTCCAGGTCTACCTGCAGAACGAGGACGAGTTCCGCAAGACGCCGGATGACATGAGCAAGGTCTATGTGCGTGGCGGCAACGGCGAGCGTATCCCGCTCTCGGAGTTCGTGACTCTGGAGCGCCAGGCCAAGCCGGCGGTGGTGTCGCGCTTCGGTGTCTACCTGGGGGCTCAGTTCCAGGGCGGCCCGGCCGAAGGCTACAGCTCCGGCCAGGCGATCGCTGCCATGGAGAAGATCGTCGAGGAGGAGCTCGGCGGCAACTGGGGCATGGGCTGGACCGGCACCGCCTACCAGGAGAGTAAGGTGGGCAGCACCGCCAGCCTGGCGATCATCTTCGGCCTGCTGATGGTGTTCCTGATCCTGGCCGCACAGTACGAGAGCTGGTCGCTGCCGCTGGCGGTACTGACGGCCACGCCCTTCGCCTTCCTGGGCTCCATCGGCGGTATCGCCCTGCGCGGGCTGGATACCAGCGTCTACGTGGAGATCGGCATGCTGGTGGTGGTGGGCCTGGCGGCCAAGAACGCCATCCTGATCGTCGAGTTCGCCGAGCTGCAGCGCAAGGAGCTGGGCAAGACGATCCGCGAGGCCGCCATCAGCGCCGCGGAGCTGCGCTTCCGTCCCATCGTGATGACCTCCGTGGCCTTTATCTTCGGCACCCTGCCGCTGGCGCTGGCTACCGGCGCCAGCGACGTCAGCAGCCACCACATCGGCACCACGGTGGTGGTGGGCATGGCCTCGGTGGCGATACTGGGCAGCTTCTTCATCCCCAGCTTCTACGCCATGATCGCCGCCATCTCCGACTGGCTGGGACGCAAGCTGCAAGGCAAGGAGACGCAGCGCCAGGCCCCGGCATCCGAACAGGGCTAG
- a CDS encoding TetR family transcriptional regulator produces MARRTKAEAEATREALLSAAEEVFFDNGVARTSLEQIARHAGLTRGAVYWHFKNKADLFRAMLDRIRMPFEELVAENGATDASPLETVRLGIQLSLLRLEQPRHRRVLAILVHRCEFFGDIDPLAMQNEMADEACGALADYFACAARLGHLRDDLSPVIAAELMQAMLGGLFHDWLRNHERFSLVAKGRELVDTQLALMRRA; encoded by the coding sequence ATGGCCCGACGCACCAAGGCCGAAGCCGAAGCCACCCGCGAGGCACTGCTCAGCGCCGCCGAAGAGGTGTTCTTCGACAATGGCGTCGCGCGCACCTCGCTCGAACAGATTGCCCGCCACGCCGGCCTGACCCGCGGTGCAGTCTACTGGCATTTCAAGAACAAGGCGGACCTCTTTCGCGCCATGCTCGACCGGATACGCATGCCCTTCGAGGAACTCGTGGCAGAGAACGGCGCCACGGACGCCTCACCGCTGGAGACCGTCCGGCTAGGCATCCAACTGAGCCTGCTGCGCCTGGAGCAACCCCGCCACCGGCGCGTCCTCGCCATCCTGGTCCACCGCTGCGAGTTCTTTGGCGATATCGACCCGCTGGCCATGCAGAACGAGATGGCCGACGAGGCCTGCGGTGCGCTGGCCGACTACTTCGCCTGCGCCGCCCGCCTGGGCCATCTGCGCGACGACCTCTCGCCGGTCATCGCCGCCGAGCTGATGCAGGCGATGCTCGGCGGCCTCTTCCACGACTGGCTGCGCAACCACGAGCGCTTCTCGCTGGTGGCCAAGGGCCGCGAGCTGGTGGATACCCAGCTCGCCCTGATGCGTCGTGCCTAA
- a CDS encoding succinylglutamate desuccinylase/aspartoacylase family protein → MARAPFDLAGVRVAAGSRTQIEVPAARLYTHAPLSIPVEVVHGRQAGPTLLVCGGIHGDEINGVEIVRRLLRSKQLQGLRGTLVAAPIVNVFGFVQHSRYLPDRRDLNRCFPGSETGSLGGRMAALFREAIVDQATHIIDLHTGAIHRTNLPQIRAQLVAGSETERMANAFGAPVILNAELREGSLRHYAQNRGIPVLTYEAGEALRFDEWAITPGVRGVLRVMRRLGMLTGEHRRRAPPAAEIANGSSWARAPIDGILRPRVRLGARVAKGDVLGRVADPFGNAEGEVRAMADGIVIGMSRLPLANEGEALFHIARFDAIEEAESAIEDFHSSLEPPPDPLY, encoded by the coding sequence ATGGCCCGAGCCCCCTTCGACCTCGCCGGCGTGCGTGTCGCCGCCGGCAGCCGCACCCAGATCGAGGTGCCCGCTGCCAGGCTCTACACCCATGCGCCGCTGTCGATCCCCGTGGAGGTGGTGCATGGCCGCCAGGCGGGGCCCACGCTGCTGGTGTGCGGCGGCATCCACGGCGATGAGATCAACGGCGTGGAGATCGTGCGCCGGCTGCTGCGCTCGAAGCAGCTGCAGGGGCTGCGCGGTACCCTGGTCGCCGCGCCCATCGTCAACGTCTTCGGCTTCGTGCAGCACAGCCGCTACCTGCCCGATCGCCGCGACCTCAACCGTTGCTTCCCGGGCAGCGAGACGGGCTCGCTGGGCGGGCGCATGGCGGCGCTGTTCCGTGAGGCGATCGTCGACCAGGCCACCCATATCATCGACCTGCACACCGGGGCGATCCACCGTACCAACCTGCCCCAGATCCGCGCCCAGCTGGTGGCCGGCAGCGAGACCGAGCGCATGGCCAACGCCTTCGGCGCCCCGGTGATCCTCAATGCCGAGCTGCGCGAGGGGAGCCTGCGCCACTATGCCCAGAACCGCGGCATCCCGGTGCTCACCTACGAGGCCGGCGAGGCGCTGCGCTTCGACGAGTGGGCGATCACCCCCGGGGTGCGCGGGGTGCTGCGGGTGATGCGCCGGCTGGGCATGCTGACCGGCGAGCATCGACGCCGGGCGCCGCCGGCGGCGGAGATCGCCAACGGCTCCAGCTGGGCGCGGGCGCCCATCGACGGCATCCTGCGCCCCAGGGTGCGCCTGGGGGCGCGGGTCGCCAAGGGCGACGTGCTGGGCCGGGTGGCCGACCCCTTCGGCAACGCGGAGGGGGAGGTGCGGGCCATGGCCGACGGCATCGTCATCGGCATGAGCCGCTTGCCGCTGGCCAACGAAGGCGAGGCGCTCTTCCATATCGCCCGCTTCGATGCCATCGAGGAGGCGGAGAGCGCCATCGAGGACTTCCACTCCAGCCTGGAGCCGCCGCCCGACCCCCTGTACTGA